The Ziziphus jujuba cultivar Dongzao chromosome 5, ASM3175591v1 genome segment cttaaaaacataattatcatGAATGCCTAAATGATTCAGTCCAAAACTCAATAGGAGTATAGTTCTATGTGCCATAGTGTCATATTAGATTATACCTTAAGTGTAAGCTGTCTAAGCCGTGATTCCACCCATCCCTTCCATGTAAGCAAATCAACTGCATCTGCTGCTATTATGTCCACCTGCAAATAGTTTTTATATGCCTCAAAAAAGCGATAAGGCTCAAACAGACAACTCCACTGGGCTTTGTTTAGCTCAATATCCTGTAAATCAACAGGACAAGGCATTAGTACTCAAATATAGCCAACTAAAACGGAggcaaaaagtaaaatttgtaTTCTCAAATCTCACCTCAGTAATTCTGTTAGCATGGTTAAATTGTTCCATCATGACTCGAAGAGTGCTTATTGATACATTATAACTAGAGTTCATGCAAGGGTATGCAGGAGTAATTATGGGCATATGATGAAAGCGATCTCGAGGGTTTCTACGAGGATCCCATACAGGAAACCCGAGTTCATTCTCCTCAATTGAACAGAGCATTACAGGATTTGGCCAACGCCATTGGGTATATACCCTGAAGAACCTCGAAACCAACATACTAGGAATTGCACTCGGGTAAAGCTGGCACACCCGAGCAACTAAAAGAGCCCAGTTTACACCACCAAGGAAACCAGTAACCTATATCCAAGacataaacaaatgaaaatcaAGATATAGGTGTAATGACAAGGAATAGGCAACAATCAAGTATAGAATTGATGTTCTTACATTCGAATAAACACCTCGTCTTTTGGCCCAAAACTTTAAACATCTGAGCGTGGTTCGAAAATGCTACAATTACATATAAAAGTGAAAGTCCAAATGAATAAAACATTGGAATaaacaaggataaaatataatataatatatgtatatatgatcaCCTCAACATTTGGAACCAGTTTAAGAATTTGATCTGCAACCCTGCAGCCATTAAGACTTCGAACAGTTTGCTCATCAACATCATATAGCACAGACCCATTGGCGATGTCCAGATCCTGTTGAGGAGTTAGTCAGTTCCACATCCAAAATGTTAAATTAATGAACAAAAGAACCTAAATGCCTTAAATCACAATATATCATTACCAACAGTCACATTGCAAGAGGACATAACATATCTGTCAAACTAGTTtgtcaaaatataaaatgcCTAAAACAATTGTAATAATTAGTTCAAGCTCTATGAGACTATGAAAACTTTTCAGCTTTCATAGTAGCAACTTGGGTGTGTGAACTAGATATGGAATCAAACCAAGCCAAGTAAAAttcatatctaaaaaaaaaataaagatgcaTTATCATCTTCAATACATAAAATTGGAAGAACATGTATAAAAGCCAAGAAACTGTAATACAAACTTACTTCTGGAACAACCAAAAGAGAAATACTTGCATAGAGAAGATCAATTGATATTCCTTGGAACTTGAATTTCATTACTGGGACATGAGCATCTGGAACTGGTTGAAGTTCAGTTACTTCTTCCATCTCAGATAGGATATTATGCAacacaataaaaaaatcttCCTGGAAAAACACTCTAATGTCAGGTAAAGATGGAACAAATGCTTTATTCACACTAGAAGAATAGAACTTAATATAAACCACCTCTCGATTCACATAAGATGGCCCAACACAGAGAGTGTCGATGTCAGCCCCCGGCCCATGTACCTGTCAAGAATAAATCTTTACTTATAAACTATAACATCCCAAATCTTTATTGATAAACTAAAACATCCTTTTATTTCAACATTCTAAGTATCAActggcaccaaaaaaaaaaaaaaagatcacacGGCATCTGGGTCTTTACCCAAATATTTCCCGTAATGTGTATGAAAATCTCACTTAATATAAGATTTTACAACTTTAAGCCCACTTGTGATTTGAAGGAAATATTGGGGGCAGGATCCAgcaaagaacaaaaatttatcTTATGCCATTAAAAGTAACGCCTGTGAAATTCATACTTACACCCAAACGGTAGGACCCAAAGGTGATAATGACAGCATTTGCATCTTCTACCATCTGATCTGTGTAGCCTCTTTGACGAGTTAGTAGCTTGACCCACCCTTTTACAACCTACGTAAAGGTTAAGTTGGACAAAACCATTATTTTAAACACATGAAGTATAAAAAACGAAATATATAAAGACTCAAGTGATGAAGTACAAGACCATCCAGTCTCATTGTAGAAAAGATTTTCTTTAGCTAACTggtctttccttttccttcaaACCGCATTTGTGCATTAATTGGAACAAGTCACGTCTGGTTGTGTATTCAAATGTGGCAGACAAGGCCTGCcacaatcatatatataattgtaggGGACAAAACCAAATATCATGCCAAAATTAGCAACAATCAAATATAGATTACTATACAATTAGCAATACATTCGTTTCAAATCAGACACAGTGTTATGAATGCACTACCATTAAAGATATAAATCTTGGGCATCTCCAATATTGACGATTGGGTATGTTCTAGAAGCATAACACTATAAAGAGAACCAACAAATATACCCTCGTATGAGACGCCATAACACTATAAATATAACCCATCGTCCaataaacaaaaccaaaaaataaacaaattgataCCTGATCTATGCGGCCAAGAACCTCTTCTCTCCTTGCGCCTTCTTCTTTGCTCTCGTAAAGCCCAGAATCAATCAAGAACTACGAACATTCAATgaaaaacgaaaaataaaatCGTTAAATTGCAATTGAACTAAATGAAAAGAGCCCAACCTGGCAATTCAAagatttcaagttttggaaaaataaatttaagtaaaaaaaaaaaacgtactTTTTCCAATTCGATATTTCTCTGAAGATCAGCCTCAGTGGGCCCTGCAACAGAGATTGGCTTTGTGATGCCGTACTTCTTCGCTGGCTGCGAAGTCGGCTGAGACCCATTTGGACTCCCAGAAACCACCATCTCAGCGCCACGAAAACAAACCCGAAGCCGCCCAAATCTGTGCCTATCCCACTATACAGATTatgccccccaaaaaaaaaaaaaaaaaaaaaaaaaagagagagagagaaaacaacAAGTTTGAGTGATAACGGATCTAGTACCAActgtttccttcttttttttcccctgctaATTGCATCGGATAAATAAGGATTCAAACATATAATGGAATTAGTACAGAGACCACTAAATAATGAACTACCGAAACATCAGTTTCTGAACAagtacaaaaatgaaaataaataaacaaacaaagacAGATCCAAACCCTAAGAAACCGGTCTTACGCAGAGAGAGGTATGGCGGGGGTGCGCGAAAGACCGAGGAGGGAAGAGAGAAACAGCGCTGGCAGTTTGGCTGGTGGATTAAGGCCGCGTTTGGATGCTTTAGATTAGATGTGGAATTAATTAAGATCTTGTACACGTTATTTCCAGCTAAgcttccattttcttttctgtCTCTTTACTTTTCTGGGTGATTTCGCagacagaaaataaaataaaaataaatttcagtCATTTCACTCTATTTGTTTCCTAACTtctaattttaacaaaatctcccaaaaaaaattattttttatttataatttttttttatcaaatcagATAATGAATTTTTCAATCATAAATCAGATATGATTTTGGAAGAGGTAGATCACACTAATTAAACTATTATGCATTTTATTGTAAGAATTAAAAActattatgtattttatttattaaaaaacaacTATGTGTTTCTTGCTgtgcaataaaattaaaacgtTAATTTAAGTATTTTCTATGCGTTATTATGTGCAacattttaatacaatattgttGTAGATATGTTTAATTAGTTGTCATTGTATTTCTAGAATTGcatcaacataaaataaaacagaTTTCTTCTTGATCAATAAACAAAACACAATCTACTGGTCGAAAATTTTAACTGGTATTactttaattaaagttttaactTTCAACGCGATGACTATTTATAAGTCATTAAtgatatttacaaataaataataaatagaacttGTGCTTGTGGatgcttttgtaatttcattCTTGATTTTTGGACGCGGCTTTGTTCTATTTGGAATTACAGGTAGGATAACAGACATAACGCCGCCAACGCGTTTTCTCGTTTGGTCCGTAAAATAAGATTGTCATTTGTCATTTCGATTTAGACGCCGTTATGCCATAAGGCGCCAAAGAAAATTTGTAGCCGCCCTTAGTTGACCAGCCGCCACATCTTcttatttccttctttttaaaaaaagaaattgatactTTTCTTTGGTCtgaaaactttattttctttcagcaggaaaaaaaaaacaaacttatatttcttttacttttttattatgcCTACTCTGAAAGAAACACAATTGTCTTGTGTTTTTTATTCCTTGCAAATTTGCAATTTCTTAAGCTagaaagttctatttttttttttcacctatgTACATTGACGAATTCactattttataaaacaaacaaacagtTTGTATTTTgtacaaaaattaaacaaactagctaaatttgaattatttcacttcaatttgttttcataaaacaatcatgaaatgttatatattttcttaaaacagTCATGACTTGTTTATCTGTACCATTcctgtcttttttttcttttcttttttttgttttttggttacaGTTGGTAAAGCGTTAACAGGAATGGTAAAGTtcaagcacaaaaaaaaaaaaaaaaaaaaaaaaaaaaaaaaaaaaactgtaacaTTACAGAAGCAAAATATTGAaacttatttcttttaaagacaGCTGTTACCAAAAAACGAGTCAGGTAATAATATAACCCCTTAAAAAAGTTGATTGAGAATGTCAACTCATTTACaaacaatattataaatttatataaaataaaaaagacgtTAAGCAATTTATAGGACAAATTTATGTCTTAAGCAACGTGTTAAGCAATTTAATATTgtagaaaatttattaattaataaattaatgttaaaagtaTCACTTAATCTActctttctctttatttatatatatatatcataatttaactgatttatattaattataattattttgaatatatttacttatatttaaattatattactaGGAAGTATCGGTAGATTAAGGTGACTCAAGCTCTATTAACAACAGTATTAAAGATTCAATGATTCAAcgtgaaaaaaacaaagaaaaagaaaaagaggtggTGCAGATTAGAAAATCACTCAATTTCAGTGCATGTccaaataaattatacataacAAAAAATCTTTCATGAAACGAAAAGCTTGGAAAGAGattgtgatttttctttttcatatatatatatatatatatatttttttttttttttctatttgagaTAAGAGAAATGCTATTCACATTGGAGAAAAATCTCTCTGCAGttccataatttttaaatttcaataataccCTTACtgaatgtttttcattttttattttttttggacgaATTTTATCAAAGTCTGCCTCTCCACTTTGTCTTCCTCTTCTATGCTTCATTGTCAGAATTTCTACAAATGGCATTGTCGACATGGTGGACCTTCTCCGACGAGGCTTCTCACTCATGACCCAACCCTAACTCTAAGCGAATGACAATTCTCTTTGCCTTCTCTTCACCTTGGCTTTCTCTACCTCTCTCTTATTGCCAATCTCACGTTGTTTTCTACAGtaagctattttttatttttaattgatttcctTTGTGAAAATATGTTCTTTGGGATGAGTTGAGAAAGAAAGCTTTTGATCAGAGGGTAAAATGGTGAGACCCAATATTATAATGGCTATAATAGTCTCATCTCTGAGTTGTTTAAATTCGGCTAACATTGTAGCCAACCATGGCAACAATAGTTGGTGGTTTGGTGACTGCACTCAGCAGGTTGACGGTGTTCTTGCGGTACCAACAACATAGCAACCGGTTCGTAATTattaggaagaagaagaacaaagtaaaatttgaattttgaaaactaaaaaaaagaaaaatacatcgTGGAGATTTTGGTCATTTTAAATGTTTATGGGAGTGTATAGAGTAGTTTTTGCATTGCAAAAAGAACTACTCTTTAGATAATCTGTTGATTTCTTTTGATTGGTTTCCGCAAATATTGTCACTGTCAGTGCCGAACCAATACCGTAGAGTCGCAAACCAGCTGTGCTACTCACATTTCCTCAGTCAGCGCTCAGTGCTCCAAAAGCATATATATGCCTTCGCGCTTCTCCCCTCTCCTCCGCAACCTCCACTCGCCATTCGCTTCCTCGGTTCGAATGGCGCGTGCTGCTCAACGCGCCGCCGTTGTTCCTCTTAACCTCACCTCAACCATCACTTCCTCGTCTCGCACTGCCTCGTATTTAGGCGTTGTTTCCCATGCCAATGGACTCGATGCTTCTTCGGCCTCGAAATTTTCGCTATTCGGTCGGAGATTTCACGCTCTGTGCGGAGGTGAGCGGGAGGTTCTAAAACCCTTGCGGAAGATTTGCGCTTCGCAGAGGGACTATCGGAAGGTGAGGAGGCGAGCGGCGAAGAGCAAGGAGAAGGAATTGGAGCTCAATGTCAGCATTTGCATCGAAGAAGATTTGCCTGATGATCctgaaattttggtatttcGCTCTCTCACTTGCTGTTCTCTGCATAAGCTTTTTCCACACCACCACGCCACCACGTGTTTGTGTAAACGTTTCTTACTGTAATATACAGCTGAAATTAAATGTATAATACTCCATAGTAGTTATCAAAATGCAGCTCTCTGGTTTCATCTCCCATATTTCGTGCTCGTGAATTTGCATAGCAATTTTAGTttgagctttttcttttttttcttcctcatttACGTGTATTGGAGGAAACGTTTTGCATAGGAAATGATTCGTAGCTATGTTTTCTGTTATCTGCTTCAGTTAAAAGATTTGTCCAATTCATAGTTCTTCTTGACTATGCCGCAGAGTATCGCAGAAATACTTCGTTTAAATGTTCCGATGGCCATGAAGTTAGCATTTGAAGGTTTGAAAGATTCAAAGTACAAAACCAGGGATACTGCTATTAAGGatgttggtggatttgaaagtGTTGAGATCTCCTTGCTTCTTTGCAATGATGAATTTATCCGCAAACTTAACAAAGAATGGAGGGACGAGGATCATGCTACCGATGTTCTCTCGATGTCACAACATATCCCTGATCTTAAGCTTCCAATTGTAAGTAAATTGTAGTTGTTATTAGATGGAAGGGCATATTTTGAGGAATAACACTTTGACATGCTTTGTTTTGCAGCTTATGTTGGGTGACATTGTTATTTCTGTTGAGACAGCGGCAAGACAAGCGGAGGAAAGAGGACACACTCTCATTGATGAGATACGCATTCTCATGGTTGGTTTATACTATCTTTCAATTGACTTTACTAAATTAAATAACTGGAGTTTTGGCTGGGACATTGGGAACAGAAAGTGGGTCGTTTTATTCTTAGGGAATATTTAACTGTTTCCTTAGGTTGAAAGAAATAACCACTATAAGGGCCTGGCTGGCATCAAAAGATGGTGTTTATGTATGTGTGTATTAGCGGTTGTGGTTTTTAATTTCTGTCTGCACAGAAGAGGAGGAAGGTGAAGAGACAAGCGAGGGCATATCGAAGTTGACTATGCTGTCTTTAGCTTATAAGaagctcaaaattttttttttattttttattaaaacaatgTTATATAAAATGACAACGTACTGCAGGTCCATGGGCTCTTACATCTTTTGGGATTTGATCATGAGATTAGTGAAGAGGCAGAAGTGGAAATGGAGAAGGAGGAGGAACATCTCTTAAAAAGTCTTGGGTGGAAGGGGAAAGGATTAATTCAAAGTGCATATGATGCTGAAACAAATGGCAATTCATATGAGGAAAAAGCTTCAGATGGTAATTTCTCCTTTTATGAGTTAGATAATTAATATTGTAGTTGGCTTCTTCTTCTATAGATAGACCTTCTGATTTGACATATACTTCATTCATGTCAATGCGACAATGTTCTATACCAAAGCTAGTAGAGAGAATATCTTACAGGTGAATTGTCAAAAGACAGGAAGAAAGAAGGCAGCCTTCGATTTTATAAGCCAAAGTTCCGTTATATCTTCTGTGACATGGATGGTGAGAGCAAGTTTATAATGTTTTGCATGTTTAGTTTCACTCTATTCTTAGCTTGTCTTAAtttgttacattattttattttattttatttttttttggtacatacTAGGTACACTGCTAAACAGCAAAAGTCAAATTAGTTCAACAACTGCCAAGGCTTTGAAAGAGGCCTCATCAAGGGGTGTGAAAGTGGTGATAGCTACAGGAAAAGTAAGAGAAATCTTTCTAATTCAGTATCAGAATAATTTAGCAAGTGTTTTTTAATATCTTGATGCATTTAGTACTTTTTAGTGATCCGTCTGTTGTAATTTTCTTATGGTTTATTATTTCTGGTATTACTTTTTATATCAGCTTTGTGTTTCTATAAGCTTGATAAATTCTCTGATCCTGGTTCTTGCTTAATTTCGAAACAGACTCGTCCAGCTGTTATAAGTGCTTTCAAGATGGTAGATTTAACTGGAAATGGTGGCATTGTTTCTGAAGTTTCTCCTGGGGTTTTCCTACAGGTTTATCGTTTTCCTTTTgaagttttcaattttcaatttgtttcttgTTATCTTGAGGTTTAatgtttcaaaaattgatccTATTCTCTTGGCAAACACTTTTGCATCTGCTATTCaggtattttatctttttattttcatttttttaaatcggGATTACAATAAGTTCTACTTTAAAGGGGAGGAGGAGGTGACTCAAACCCACGACATTAAAGGTGGGGGTGTGAGGCATACTATGTGGCCAACCTCACTTGTCAGACCTTTTATCTTTATAAATTGGCGTATTTGTAAGATGTAGATAACTTCCTCACCTTGTCTATActtgaaaatattttctacCAAATTTTATAAGTAACATTTGTCCCTTGGAAAGATGGGTTAGTCAGATATAAGAGGACTATGAAATCCACTTTCatcccatatatttttttatactatgCGTGAATAGTGAAATACTATAGTTTCTATAGAGTGAATTATAGACTGTGTTCTTAAATTGAAGTATGTCAAtcctagtttttaaaaaaaatttcagtactTACTATCTGTTCTGTACTTAATTTCAGGGGTTGCTTGTTTATGGTAGACAAGGTCAGGAAATTAACAGAACGAATTTGGATCTGAATGTCTGCAGAGAGGTAACACTCATCGTATGTTATTATTAACCTGTTCTCATTGATTCATTTAACGACATGAGATTCCTGTGACTAAAGTATAGGCAATGACTTGAATTTGTTGGAGTCTGTATGTAGGCAACTTCCTTGTAACCTAGTTATCTCTTCCTGGATATTTTGTTAAGTTTCTATAGCTTTATTATGAGACCACATTACTATAAATCTGGATTGGCATAATGATTTGTaggttagagagagagagagagagagagagagagaaggaacaATCATTCATTTGGCATTAATAAATATCCATTTCCAACCTGACAAGGTACAGTGCAGTTTTTTAAGGTTTGGATTAAAAGTAAGATAAACTTCAATATTCATCCTCAACCATAGGggcaaaattagaaaaatataccACTTCAACTAACTGAGATGGCATGGAAGAATTTATTCCCCAAATGCATGCCTGCACTATGATGATTTGTCCTTCAAAGTGCAGGCATGCATTTACTCTTGGGAGAATAAGGTTCCACTTATTGCATTGAGCAAGGATCATTGCTTAACTCTTTTGATCACACAGTGGTTGACTCATCGCATGCTAAAGGTGCCAATGGATTGATAGCATCTTTTTCATACTATTTATTTCTGTTAATCCCAGACTGACTACTtcttaacattattattatggaaatcttggtatatatattttaaaaaaaaatgaagaagatagTGATTTGTCCTTCAAAGTGCAGGCATGCATTTACTCTTGGGAGAATAAAGTTCCACTTATTGCATTCAGCAAGGATCGTTGCTTAACTCTATTTGATCACCCAGTGGTTGACTCATTGCATACTATATATCATGAGCCAAAGGTGCCAATGGATCGATAGCATCTCTCTCATACTAATTATTTCTGTTAATCCCAGACGGACTTCTTCCTAACATTATTATCATGAAAATCTTTGTAGGCAGAGATAATTCCTTCAGTTGATCAACTCTTGGCTACTGCTGATGTTCAGGTATAGCCTCTCTCTCTATGGCATAGAGATAGTGAaagtaacttcttcttcttctttctttcccttttggATATAGAGAATGTAAAGTTGCTCCCTCAAGTTGGgaccattttacttttgttttgtttcaaaTGGTCTGAAATTCTTACTGAGAGTTTATGCATATGCATGACATTTGCCGTTTGGATTGTCCACTCAGTTATACTTGGAAACCCTTAGTTCATTACAACACTTCACTGGAGAAAAATTAAAGAACCTGTTTAAAGCCCTTGGACCAGTTTGTTACAGTTTGACATGGTCACAAATATAAGATGAACAAACATAAGGGTTTTTGCTTTGGGTTCTTATCGCAAACGCCTTTGGAATGTACAGAAATTGATCTTTGTGGACACTGCTGAGGGAGTCGCTACTTCTCTTAGGCCATACTGGTCAGAAGCAACCAAGGGTCGTGCTAATTGTGTTCAAGCTGTGCCAGACATGCTTGAAATTGTCCCCCCTGGAACTTCAAAAGGCAGTGGAGTGAAATTGCTGCTTGATCATCTACAAATCTCTCCAAAGGAGGTATGGCTAAGTTATTTGTGTTTAGCCGTTTTATCTTCTCTCTCTGGTGAAATTTCTTATATACCTTAATCTATCTATGAAAATCACTGCCACCGATTTCAAAATGCTGTTTAAATTTTGCCGAGGTTACAAATGTTCACATATTACCACTGCCAGATAGCACTGCTCCACACTCTGGAGCCTATCCGCACATGTTTCTGAATTTTCCTGTCATGTCAGCTTGGAAGTTGTCAGACAAAACAGCGACTAGTTAATGGGATATCTTTCATGAAATGGTTGAAATATCTTTTAGCCAGCCAACCCACAAATGAACTGTGTGAAATTTGTTAATGCTTTTGAGCTCAATACATTTCTAGTATTCATTATATGCTTATTCTGATTCTAGTACTAACCATAATAATTTGTTTCTGTAGATAATGGCTATTGGGGATGGGGAAAATGATGTTGAGATGCTTGAGCTGGCCTCTCTAGGCATTGCTCTCAGTAATGGATCAGAGAAGACAAAAGGGGTCGCTGATGTAATTGGTGCCAGCAATGACGAAGATGGTGTAGCTGATGCTATTTACCGGTATGCATTCTGAGcttcaaataaaaaacagtGGATATTAAGTTGGTTGAGGCATACAGGAATTTATCAAagtaacttttttgtttttctttcaatagAATTTATAAGGTGAACCTAGCTAAAAGATTGACGAATTTGACAAATTTTGGCATGATATTTGTAAATGACTTCACTCTATTCATAAGCGGGTGATATTACTTGAGAAAATCTAGCAAATAAAATATacctattttttaatattagaaaatgGACAACCaatgattatttgtttttatcgtCTGATTATGCTGGTCGGTTTAAGCACTTTTTTTACTATGGGAATAAGAATAACATCCTCgtattgttttaaaatattatttccaatttttttttttttttttgttgggggggTCTTTCATATATGGACGTTCAatagcattttgctagtgcgaGTCACCAATCCCGAATTTCACGACTGGAAAGGTGGAAGGGAATTTCATATATGATCTAAATTAGATTTTGCAAATTAGGAGAGCAAAGCTAAGGCAATGAACATGATCTCTATAAGTTGTTCTCCATCCAAAGGAAGAAGTTACATACACAACCGGAGTTCATCTCATAGAATCTGTTTTTCCGTAggtaaaaacacaaaaaatcctaataaataaaacagaggaCCTCGTCACACACaagaaaataagaaacaaaGTCTTGTCACTTGTGTATTCAAAAGAGAAGAGCTATGCAGGGGGAGGACGAAAGAAATCCTTTACTGCTAAAGAATTGGAAGAACCCCTGGCGTTTTTCTTTGATATTGTAGTCTTGGGGGAATGTAATGGTCTATGTCCTCTCTTCACGAAATGGATTTCTTTCGTTGCTAAATCTTTTGCGCAACT includes the following:
- the LOC107420940 gene encoding endoribonuclease YBEY, chloroplastic isoform X1 yields the protein MPSRFSPLLRNLHSPFASSVRMARAAQRAAVVPLNLTSTITSSSRTASYLGVVSHANGLDASSASKFSLFGRRFHALCGGEREVLKPLRKICASQRDYRKVRRRAAKSKEKELELNVSICIEEDLPDDPEILSIAEILRLNVPMAMKLAFEGLKDSKYKTRDTAIKDVGGFESVEISLLLCNDEFIRKLNKEWRDEDHATDVLSMSQHIPDLKLPILMLGDIVISVETAARQAEERGHTLIDEIRILMVHGLLHLLGFDHEISEEAEVEMEKEEEHLLKSLGWKGKGLIQSAYDAETNGNSYEEKASDGELSKDRKKEGSLRFYKPKFRYIFCDMDGTLLNSKSQISSTTAKALKEASSRGVKVVIATGKTRPAVISAFKMVDLTGNGGIVSEVSPGVFLQGLLVYGRQGQEINRTNLDLNVCREACIYSWENKVPLIAFSKDRCLTLFDHPVVDSLHTIYHEPKAEIIPSVDQLLATADVQKLIFVDTAEGVATSLRPYWSEATKGRANCVQAVPDMLEIVPPGTSKGSGVKLLLDHLQISPKEIMAIGDGENDVEMLELASLGIALSNGSEKTKGVADVIGASNDEDGVADAIYRYAF
- the LOC107420940 gene encoding endoribonuclease YBEY, chloroplastic isoform X2, coding for MPSRFSPLLRNLHSPFASSVRMARAAQRAAVVPLNLTSTITSSSRTASYLGVVSHANGLDASSASKFSLFGRRFHALCGGEREVLKPLRKICASQRDYRKVRRRAAKSKEKELELNVSICIEEDLPDDPEILSIAEILRLNVPMAMKLAFEGLKDSKYKTRDTAIKDVGGFESVEISLLLCNDEFIRKLNKEWRDEDHATDVLSMSQHIPDLKLPILMLGDIVISVETAARQAEERGHTLIDEIRILMVHGLLHLLGFDHEISEEAEVEMEKEEEHLLKSLGWKGKGLIQSAYDAETNGNSYEEKASDDRKKEGSLRFYKPKFRYIFCDMDGTLLNSKSQISSTTAKALKEASSRGVKVVIATGKTRPAVISAFKMVDLTGNGGIVSEVSPGVFLQGLLVYGRQGQEINRTNLDLNVCREACIYSWENKVPLIAFSKDRCLTLFDHPVVDSLHTIYHEPKAEIIPSVDQLLATADVQKLIFVDTAEGVATSLRPYWSEATKGRANCVQAVPDMLEIVPPGTSKGSGVKLLLDHLQISPKEIMAIGDGENDVEMLELASLGIALSNGSEKTKGVADVIGASNDEDGVADAIYRYAF
- the LOC107420940 gene encoding endoribonuclease YBEY, chloroplastic isoform X3 → MPSRFSPLLRNLHSPFASSVRMARAAQRAAVVPLNLTSTITSSSRTASYLGVVSHANGLDASSASKFSLFGRRFHALCGGEREVLKPLRKICASQRDYRKVRRRAAKSKEKELELNVSICIEEDLPDDPEILSIAEILRLNVPMAMKLAFEGLKDSKYKTRDTAIKDVGGFESVEISLLLCNDEFIRKLNKEWRDEDHATDVLSMSQHIPDLKLPILMLGDIVISVETAARQAEERGHTLIDEIRILMVHGLLHLLGFDHEISEEAEVEMEKEEEHLLKSLGWKGKGLIQSAYDAETNGNSYEEKASDGELSKDRKKEGSLRFYKPKFRYIFCDMDGTLLNSKSQISSTTAKALKEASSRGVKVVIATGKTRPAVISAFKMVDLTGNGGIVSEVSPGVFLQGLLVYGRQGQEINRTNLDLNVCREACIYSWENKVPLIAFSKDRCLTLFDHPVVDSLHTIYHEPKAEIIPSVDQLLATADVQLYLETLSSLQHFTGEKLKNLFKALGPVCYSLTWSQI